A stretch of the Corylus avellana chromosome ca6, CavTom2PMs-1.0 genome encodes the following:
- the LOC132185641 gene encoding nucleoid-associated protein At4g30620, chloroplastic-like, with the protein MASTISLTGQMSNLQGIKPCPSSPSLCNLTSNANLVGIQMLSRRRQGKSGHNHRSLRVYSLFGGKKETNDQSGDAPSKAGIFGNMQNLYETVKKAQMVVQVEAVRVQKELAATEFDGYCEGELIKVTLSGNQQPVRTEITEAAMELGPEKLSLLVTEAYKDAHQKSVQAMKERMSDLAQSLGMPPGMG; encoded by the exons ATGGCGTCGACGATTTCTCTCACTGGTCAGATGTCAAATCTACAAGGAATAAAGCCTTGCCCTTCGTCTCCCTCCCTct GTAACCTAACTTCAAATGCCAATTTAGTGGGTATACAGATGCTATCTCGACGTCGTCAGGGAAAATCTGGGCATAATCATAGATCCCTCCGTGTGTACAGTCTATTCGGAGGAAAAAAGGAAACGAATGATCAGAGTGGAGATGCGCCTTCAAAG GCAGGAATTTTTGGAAACATGCAGAACCTTTACGAGACAGTTAAGAAAGCACAAATGGTTGTCCAAGTTGAGGCAGTACGGGTGCAAAAAGAACTTGCTGC AACAGAGTTTGATGGTTACTGTGAAGGTGAGCTAATCAAG GTAACACTGTCAGGAAACCAGCAACCTGTTCGCACAGAGATCACTGAGGCTGCAATGGAATTAGGACCAGAG AAACTTTCACTTTTAGTTACTGAGGCATACAAGGATGCACACCAGAAGAGTGTCCAG GCCATGAAGGAGAGGATGAGTGATCTTGCTCAGAGCTTGGGAATGCCTCCAGGCATGGGGTGA